A genomic region of Ignavibacteria bacterium contains the following coding sequences:
- a CDS encoding T9SS type A sorting domain-containing protein codes for MKLKIITLVFFLVISVVLQAQPKWTYRYKIQFPESDTAFVRPYLCSVDETGRLYVISSKIVDVNAHNAIWYADSTDLVMKKMIDYDLNGDSDTLTGNLYILRGIATLKRDVIINGSVPFTRSKPNTVASQYYYTNGDTNLVEKFGFYHTGSGYGTYLNGLAVSKDSFAFTGISYQTSVRLYNFTKSITSPARGSYVPPATYGQEPSGHDGTGLSTIRDVAVLPDGDYNNTETPWYTSRNSNPPISGGIAVWVGGTQSSPGTYAGQRVIDPYSYLSFDRSVPYGITVDKFHRLWVAGTDSTRRWVKAFELTGTFAIDVAELPSQNSSTNPDPEGAPMISPADVALTPDGLTAYVTDLTNRCVYKFQYGEFTSVSDKSLPVDFKLEQNFPNPFNPSTLISFSIPQAMDVKLIVTNSLGQKVATLVDEFLQAGKHVKVFNAQNLVSGVYYYTLITSKGSISKKMILAK; via the coding sequence ATGAAATTAAAAATCATAACTCTAGTATTTTTCCTGGTAATATCGGTAGTTCTTCAAGCTCAACCTAAATGGACATATCGGTATAAAATTCAATTCCCCGAAAGCGATACAGCATTCGTTCGTCCATATCTTTGCTCAGTCGATGAAACCGGCAGACTTTATGTTATATCTTCAAAAATTGTTGATGTGAATGCACACAATGCAATCTGGTATGCTGATTCGACCGATCTTGTTATGAAAAAAATGATAGATTATGATTTAAATGGAGATTCAGATACTTTGACCGGCAATCTTTATATTCTTCGTGGAATTGCAACTCTGAAGCGAGATGTAATTATTAATGGAAGTGTACCTTTCACACGTTCGAAACCAAATACTGTTGCATCACAGTATTATTATACAAATGGCGATACAAACCTCGTTGAAAAATTTGGATTTTATCATACAGGTTCTGGTTATGGTACATATCTGAATGGATTAGCAGTATCTAAAGACTCGTTTGCATTTACGGGAATTTCTTATCAGACTTCAGTAAGATTATATAACTTTACGAAATCAATCACTTCACCTGCAAGAGGCTCTTATGTTCCGCCTGCAACTTATGGACAGGAACCAAGTGGACATGACGGAACTGGATTAAGCACAATTAGAGATGTTGCCGTTCTTCCTGATGGTGATTACAACAACACTGAAACTCCCTGGTACACTTCAAGAAATTCTAATCCACCAATTTCTGGTGGAATTGCTGTTTGGGTCGGAGGAACCCAATCAAGCCCAGGAACATATGCAGGTCAAAGAGTGATTGATCCTTATTCATATCTCTCATTTGATCGTTCGGTGCCTTACGGAATTACCGTTGACAAATTTCATCGATTGTGGGTTGCAGGAACAGATTCAACACGACGCTGGGTAAAGGCTTTTGAATTAACTGGTACTTTCGCAATTGATGTAGCCGAACTTCCTTCACAAAATAGTTCAACCAATCCAGATCCTGAAGGTGCACCGATGATTTCTCCTGCAGATGTCGCTTTAACGCCAGATGGCTTGACCGCTTATGTAACAGATCTAACTAATCGATGTGTCTATAAATTCCAGTATGGAGAATTTACGTCTGTTAGTGATAAATCTTTACCTGTTGATTTCAAACTTGAACAGAATTTCCCAAATCCATTCAATCCTTCAACATTAATTTCTTTTTCAATTCCACAGGCAATGGATGTGAAACTTATAGTTACAAACTCACTCGGTCAAAAAGTTGCAACTCTTGTTGATGAATTTTTACAAGCAGGGAAACATGTAAAGGTATTTAATGCTCAAAATCTTGTAAGCGGAGTTTATTACTACACATTAATTACAAGTAAAGGTTCTATTTCAAAGAAAATGATTTTAGCAAAATAA
- a CDS encoding PorV/PorQ family protein yields the protein MNEKILYRKVTSIQFNFILILFFIFTLLSESYSQTFRKTATAGFVFLEVPVNARTTGLGDAGITLPDLNSDGIFVNPAICGFTNKAHNFSFFYSPYFAEIKQYAASYSYNSNFGVFSIGALMFDYGSMPKTQKVAGQRVYETIGNFNSNALAFALSYSKMLTDKFSFGISLKYVNEKIDIYNANNFVLDGGVFYYTGLKSLRIGAVIQNFGTDAKFINDPFKMPAVLKLGAAVEIIGDYSSDYRLTSIVEAIHPNDGDERLNTGLEISWKNMFSIRGGYKFFYDEETYSFGFGINGEPIIPISFDFSISNYGRLGNILRLTLQAGIL from the coding sequence ATGAATGAAAAAATTCTTTATCGTAAAGTAACTTCAATTCAGTTTAATTTTATTCTAATTTTATTTTTCATTTTCACTTTACTCTCAGAAAGTTATTCTCAGACATTTCGAAAAACTGCAACAGCAGGATTTGTTTTTCTTGAAGTTCCTGTCAACGCTCGAACCACAGGACTTGGTGATGCAGGAATTACTCTCCCTGATTTAAATTCTGATGGAATTTTCGTCAATCCTGCAATTTGTGGCTTTACAAACAAAGCCCATAATTTTTCTTTCTTCTACTCACCTTATTTTGCCGAGATTAAACAATATGCTGCGAGTTATTCTTATAACTCAAATTTTGGAGTTTTCTCAATTGGTGCATTGATGTTCGATTATGGTTCAATGCCGAAAACCCAAAAAGTAGCAGGCCAGAGAGTTTATGAGACAATTGGAAATTTCAACTCTAATGCTCTTGCCTTTGCACTTTCTTATTCGAAAATGTTGACGGATAAATTTTCTTTTGGGATTTCTCTTAAATATGTCAATGAAAAAATTGATATTTATAATGCAAATAATTTCGTTCTTGATGGTGGAGTTTTTTATTACACAGGGCTGAAAAGCTTGAGAATTGGAGCTGTAATTCAAAACTTTGGGACAGATGCAAAATTCATAAATGACCCGTTTAAGATGCCAGCTGTTTTGAAACTCGGTGCCGCAGTTGAAATTATTGGTGATTATAGTTCTGACTATCGTTTGACTTCAATTGTTGAAGCGATACACCCAAACGATGGTGATGAACGATTAAATACTGGATTAGAAATCTCCTGGAAAAATATGTTCTCAATTCGTGGTGGATATAAATTTTTCTACGATGAAGAAACTTACTCATTTGGTTTCGGAATAAATGGTGAACCAATCATTCCTATTTCATTTGATTTTTCAATCTCTAACTATGGAAGACTTGGAAATATTCTCAGATTAACTTTGCAGGCTGGAATTTTATGA
- a CDS encoding TonB-dependent receptor, giving the protein MIKKIFFVLFIAASFLAAQGGKGKITGRVVDDRTNEPLVGVNVFIEGAYIGATTDVNGRYLILNVQPGKYSLTASMIGYAKVTKKDVEVYIDRTTEVNFRLKDISIQIQDVVVVAEKPKIIKDQTSTSSTIDDEQIKVAAIEGIRGLIDLTSSFMKNAQGDYQVRGSGAYEINFQINGVEQINASTSAPGAFATNKANNSWKYDVNPLGVQQLQMISGGFSAEYGNAQAGVVKVVLKEGSPRFSGDVRIEMRPPGQYHWGPYIYDKNNYEWRKWGPLENWFNWKDLIITELKLDTRYKELYNQAKGGDPVAQAMWDSIVTREITWAHSVWVKNHTPSEDNPLGVYDYRNRWYSRILFGFGGPLGKDPNLLKFFLSGEYRKSPTRLPTPERNQIYQNYILNITFRPYESHKIKFMGAFQKYRGGIWSGSEDIRWSGLAFTPPGVSTKYYVTVDPVRTEQTVSQSLNWVYTINPKSFLEATISHQQETYILPYEYLAGYGVEADRLDSLNDPRGVVLKDGVWWENNYFRQPFNFSTNYYQDNRTNHWSFSFDYTNQIIPTNLLKAGLRFYYWDMINNGVNSSFQANTYIVRSGYAEYYRAYPIGLAFYIQDKMEYEGMIANIGVRAEAYNFQARVPVDKFNVFYQGASGPGVRGNPQTEDSKTRYIILPRLGISFPIGENTAFRIQYGHFASMPIFSQALSQRTQSGWIGLGNPNLEPKKTISYEFGLQQVIEEKHRLDVALFYNDRVRQIGLLRVASFTGSRDRPAGFTDDNIPLYSYTTFENNSFGSSIGLEVIFENAIRDRWNYRLSYTLSQTTEGNYGPEIIYPNNARSYETRNFTGEFLSSSDRTHSFRGMIQYNVEEGGGISIFGLKPFSNFNISLTYTAQSGTPFTYRTTFDLKDIVNNRRYPLESSFDLNAQKQFVVSGTRFLIGLRVMNLFNNKWITPMDTQDDIRNWVEKGITMDNPGLDPNRLSYIVAPFRAYRNIPRQVFFTLGVGF; this is encoded by the coding sequence ATGATTAAGAAAATCTTCTTTGTCTTATTCATAGCTGCATCATTTTTAGCAGCTCAGGGTGGTAAGGGAAAAATTACCGGAAGAGTAGTAGATGACCGTACAAACGAGCCATTGGTTGGTGTGAATGTTTTTATTGAAGGAGCTTATATTGGTGCGACTACAGATGTTAATGGCAGATATTTGATTTTAAATGTCCAGCCTGGTAAATATTCCCTAACCGCAAGTATGATTGGATATGCTAAGGTTACAAAGAAAGATGTTGAAGTTTACATTGATAGAACAACAGAAGTCAATTTTAGATTAAAAGACATTTCCATTCAAATTCAGGATGTTGTTGTAGTTGCAGAGAAACCAAAAATAATCAAGGATCAAACTTCAACATCTTCTACTATTGATGATGAACAAATTAAAGTCGCAGCTATTGAAGGTATTAGAGGATTAATTGATCTAACTTCTAGCTTTATGAAAAATGCACAGGGTGATTATCAGGTTCGTGGTTCTGGTGCTTACGAAATTAATTTCCAAATTAATGGTGTAGAACAGATAAATGCCTCAACTTCGGCACCGGGTGCGTTTGCGACTAACAAAGCAAATAATTCCTGGAAATATGATGTAAACCCACTTGGCGTTCAGCAACTTCAAATGATCTCTGGTGGATTTTCTGCTGAATACGGCAATGCTCAAGCTGGTGTTGTTAAAGTTGTATTGAAAGAAGGATCACCAAGATTTAGTGGTGATGTACGAATCGAAATGCGTCCACCTGGTCAATATCACTGGGGACCTTACATTTATGATAAGAACAATTATGAATGGCGTAAGTGGGGCCCTCTTGAAAATTGGTTTAATTGGAAAGATTTAATAATCACAGAACTTAAACTGGACACTCGATATAAAGAACTTTATAATCAGGCAAAAGGTGGTGATCCTGTTGCTCAAGCAATGTGGGATTCTATTGTCACTCGTGAAATTACCTGGGCTCATAGTGTTTGGGTTAAGAATCATACTCCAAGTGAAGATAATCCTCTCGGTGTTTATGATTATCGAAACCGCTGGTATTCAAGAATATTATTTGGATTTGGTGGTCCTCTTGGTAAAGATCCTAATCTCTTAAAATTTTTCTTATCAGGTGAATACAGAAAAAGTCCAACTCGACTTCCTACCCCAGAACGAAATCAGATTTATCAGAATTATATTTTGAATATTACTTTTAGACCATATGAATCACATAAGATTAAATTTATGGGTGCATTTCAGAAGTATCGTGGCGGTATCTGGTCTGGTTCAGAAGATATAAGATGGTCGGGTCTTGCATTTACTCCACCTGGTGTATCAACAAAATATTATGTTACAGTTGATCCAGTTAGAACAGAACAGACTGTCAGTCAAAGTTTAAATTGGGTTTATACCATTAATCCAAAATCTTTTTTAGAAGCAACTATATCTCACCAACAAGAAACTTACATTCTTCCCTATGAATATCTTGCAGGTTACGGAGTTGAAGCTGATCGACTTGATAGTTTGAATGATCCAAGAGGCGTGGTTTTGAAAGATGGTGTCTGGTGGGAAAATAATTATTTCCGGCAGCCATTTAATTTTTCTACAAATTATTATCAGGATAATAGAACCAATCACTGGAGTTTCAGCTTTGATTATACTAATCAAATTATACCAACAAACTTGTTAAAAGCTGGATTGAGATTTTATTACTGGGATATGATTAACAATGGTGTTAATTCGAGTTTTCAGGCAAATACATACATCGTCAGATCGGGTTATGCTGAATATTACAGAGCTTATCCAATTGGGCTTGCTTTTTACATTCAAGATAAAATGGAATACGAAGGAATGATTGCCAATATCGGCGTGAGAGCAGAAGCATATAATTTTCAGGCAAGGGTTCCGGTTGACAAATTCAATGTGTTTTATCAAGGCGCGAGTGGACCAGGTGTAAGAGGAAATCCTCAAACTGAAGATTCAAAAACAAGATATATTATTCTGCCAAGACTTGGAATTTCTTTCCCGATTGGTGAAAACACAGCATTCCGAATCCAATACGGTCATTTTGCATCGATGCCAATTTTCTCTCAAGCGCTTTCACAGAGAACTCAGTCAGGTTGGATTGGTTTAGGAAATCCAAATCTGGAGCCGAAGAAAACGATTTCTTATGAATTTGGTTTACAACAGGTTATTGAAGAAAAACATCGTCTTGATGTTGCACTGTTTTATAATGATCGAGTTAGACAAATCGGACTTTTGAGAGTCGCTTCATTTACAGGAAGTCGTGATCGACCTGCCGGATTTACTGATGATAATATTCCGCTCTATTCTTATACGACTTTTGAAAATAATTCATTCGGTTCTTCGATTGGATTGGAAGTAATTTTTGAGAATGCAATTCGTGATAGATGGAATTACAGATTAAGCTATACATTATCTCAAACTACGGAAGGTAATTATGGACCAGAAATAATCTATCCGAATAATGCACGAAGTTATGAGACAAGAAATTTCACAGGTGAGTTTTTATCATCTTCAGATAGAACTCATAGTTTTCGTGGAATGATTCAATACAATGTTGAGGAAGGTGGTGGAATTTCAATTTTTGGTTTGAAACCATTTTCTAATTTTAATATTAGTTTGACTTACACTGCACAATCTGGAACTCCATTTACATATCGAACAACTTTTGATTTGAAAGATATTGTGAATAATAGACGATATCCGCTTGAATCAAGTTTTGATTTAAATGCACAAAAACAATTTGTTGTCTCGGGGACAAGATTTTTAATTGGATTAAGAGTGATGAATTTGTTTAATAATAAGTGGATAACGCCAATGGATACGCAGGATGATATTCGTAATTGGGTCGAAAAAGGAATTACGATGGATAATCCAGGATTGGATCCAAATAGATTAAGTTACATTGTTGCACCATTTCGAGCATATAGAAATATTCCAAGACAGGTTTTCTTTACGCTTGGTGTTGGATTTTAG
- a CDS encoding family 10 glycosylhydrolase: MNNKIKILIWIHIIIISFNLELHSQVQELRGTWITNVDSYVLFNDRSIAEAMDYLASIGINTVFVCTWNKGYTLYPSKVMNERFGIPIWQTFAGRDPLEKVIIEAHRNGIEVIAWFEYGLSPWYAQNANDSGHIIKKYPHWASLDRTGKFATRESQFPQFIWMSGINPEVQDFMISLFTEVIDKYDVDGVQADDRLPAMAIEGGYDSVTVSIYKAENNGASPPYDFQNSQWKRWRANKLNQFFKRLYDSVKVRGDYLIVSSTPSVYPWGYENYLQDSKTWVDSGYCDTFMPQLYRYDFSSYLYELNLALSYVPLSKRHIFFPAALMKIGSWLISPSYLFNVLQANRQRNVKGESWFFYEGLRANNNFLGDTLKSTYYSQQAQLPYRQGQIWRPKGIMNDDTSNTTIKVGKWNSFPAGGHSSGFSMTNDTSYASIEYFVDVPYDAYYHLYVYIVTNTVNTTRARYTVYHQNDSSLFYVNQMTTANAGWYKLGDFYLTKGNKRILKLDNYGIEPGKYITSDAVLLLLNRKLSPDLIITAVEEKSFTNSDREENKSLVSVYPNPFNSKTKIRFIVRENNQFVSLKIFDFTGRELVRLINENVKSGEYEIDFDAGKFGLSSGVYFGNLMIGNKSRSFKFLYLK, from the coding sequence ATGAACAATAAAATAAAAATTCTAATCTGGATTCATATAATTATCATAAGTTTCAACTTAGAACTTCACTCACAGGTTCAAGAATTAAGAGGTACCTGGATCACAAATGTCGATAGTTATGTTCTTTTTAACGATCGATCAATTGCTGAAGCAATGGACTATTTAGCTTCAATAGGAATAAACACTGTTTTTGTTTGTACATGGAACAAGGGCTACACTTTGTATCCAAGTAAAGTTATGAATGAACGATTCGGAATCCCAATCTGGCAAACATTTGCGGGAAGGGATCCATTGGAAAAAGTCATAATAGAAGCTCATCGCAATGGAATAGAAGTAATTGCCTGGTTTGAGTATGGGCTTTCGCCATGGTATGCTCAAAATGCAAATGATAGCGGTCACATCATAAAAAAATATCCGCATTGGGCATCACTTGATCGAACAGGAAAATTTGCAACTCGTGAAAGTCAATTCCCGCAGTTCATCTGGATGTCGGGAATAAATCCTGAAGTCCAGGATTTTATGATTTCTCTTTTTACGGAAGTAATAGATAAATATGATGTTGACGGTGTTCAAGCTGATGACAGATTACCCGCAATGGCAATTGAAGGTGGTTATGATTCTGTGACAGTCTCAATTTATAAAGCTGAAAACAATGGTGCCTCGCCACCTTATGATTTTCAAAACTCTCAATGGAAAAGATGGAGAGCAAATAAGCTTAATCAATTCTTCAAAAGACTTTATGATTCAGTGAAAGTTCGTGGAGATTATTTAATTGTATCATCCACACCGAGTGTTTATCCATGGGGATACGAAAATTATCTTCAAGATTCAAAAACTTGGGTTGATTCTGGTTATTGCGATACATTTATGCCTCAGCTGTATCGATATGATTTTTCATCATACTTATATGAATTAAATCTTGCTTTGAGTTATGTTCCATTATCAAAAAGACATATTTTCTTTCCTGCTGCTTTAATGAAAATTGGAAGTTGGTTGATTTCTCCCTCATATTTATTTAATGTTCTTCAAGCTAATAGACAGAGAAATGTTAAGGGAGAATCCTGGTTTTTTTATGAGGGCTTAAGAGCAAACAATAACTTTTTAGGCGATACATTAAAATCAACTTATTATTCTCAGCAAGCTCAATTACCATACAGACAGGGACAAATCTGGCGCCCAAAAGGGATTATGAATGATGATACTTCAAATACTACAATTAAAGTCGGAAAGTGGAATTCATTCCCCGCAGGTGGTCATTCGAGCGGTTTTTCAATGACAAACGATACTTCTTATGCATCAATTGAATACTTTGTCGATGTCCCTTATGATGCTTATTATCATCTGTATGTTTATATAGTAACAAACACAGTTAATACGACAAGAGCAAGATATACTGTTTATCATCAAAATGATTCATCGTTATTTTATGTTAATCAGATGACTACTGCGAATGCCGGCTGGTATAAACTTGGTGATTTTTATCTTACAAAAGGAAATAAGAGAATTCTTAAACTTGATAATTATGGAATTGAACCTGGAAAATATATTACTTCAGATGCTGTGCTTTTACTGCTTAATAGAAAACTCTCACCTGATTTAATTATTACAGCGGTTGAAGAGAAGTCATTCACGAATTCTGATAGAGAAGAAAATAAAAGTCTGGTTTCAGTCTATCCAAATCCATTTAATTCCAAAACAAAAATTCGATTTATTGTTAGAGAAAATAATCAGTTTGTTTCGCTTAAAATTTTTGATTTCACAGGCAGGGAGTTAGTAAGATTAATCAATGAAAATGTAAAGTCAGGTGAATACGAAATTGATTTTGATGCGGGCAAATTTGGTCTTTCATCCGGAGTTTATTTTGGGAATTTAATGATAGGTAATAAAAGCAGGTCATTTAAATTTCTCTACTTAAAGTGA
- a CDS encoding family 10 glycosylhydrolase: MISRFKKNLELKTFILIFLLLTNISCFSQSEAIRGVWLTNVDSDVLTSKSKIIEAVNFLDELGFNTIFVVVWNKGMTQYNSKIMKDFTGLELDTLLKDFDPLPVLIDEAHKRNMKVIAWFEFGFASSYKQNGGKILKLKPHWKAIDVNGNLVSKNGFEWMNGFHPEVQNFILSLIKEVVTNYKVDGIQGDDRLPAMPVESGYDDYTINLYKSEHNGQEPPKDFRDSLWVDWRAKRLNLFMKKIYDEVKSINPNLIVSMAPSIYPWSKEEYLQDWPEWLKSKNVDLICPQLYRYKIEDYQKLLVDIVENQIDKQDLRKFYPGILLKVGSYYASPELIKNKVQLNREYGINGEVFFFYEGLKKYPELFREIYKEKVKFPDFGN; encoded by the coding sequence ATGATCTCTAGATTTAAAAAAAATCTCGAACTAAAAACGTTTATCCTGATATTCCTTCTCCTTACTAACATAAGTTGTTTTTCCCAGAGTGAAGCAATACGGGGCGTCTGGCTAACGAATGTTGATAGTGATGTTTTAACTTCTAAGTCAAAAATTATTGAAGCAGTAAATTTTCTTGATGAACTCGGCTTTAATACCATTTTTGTTGTTGTATGGAACAAAGGAATGACCCAATATAATTCTAAAATAATGAAAGATTTTACAGGTTTAGAACTGGACACATTGCTGAAAGATTTTGATCCGCTACCAGTTTTGATTGATGAAGCTCACAAAAGAAATATGAAGGTGATTGCTTGGTTTGAATTTGGATTTGCAAGTTCATACAAACAAAATGGCGGAAAGATTTTAAAATTAAAACCTCACTGGAAAGCAATTGATGTTAACGGAAATTTAGTTTCGAAAAATGGTTTTGAGTGGATGAATGGTTTTCATCCTGAAGTTCAAAATTTTATTCTTTCATTAATTAAAGAAGTTGTGACTAATTATAAAGTTGATGGAATTCAGGGCGATGACAGATTACCAGCAATGCCTGTCGAAAGTGGCTACGATGATTACACAATTAATCTTTATAAATCGGAACACAATGGTCAAGAGCCGCCAAAAGATTTTCGTGATTCGTTGTGGGTTGATTGGCGTGCAAAGAGATTAAATCTTTTTATGAAAAAAATTTATGATGAAGTAAAATCAATTAATCCGAATTTGATTGTTTCAATGGCTCCGAGCATTTATCCCTGGAGCAAGGAAGAATATTTACAAGATTGGCCTGAGTGGTTGAAGTCTAAAAATGTGGATTTGATTTGTCCTCAATTATACAGATATAAGATAGAAGATTATCAAAAACTTTTAGTTGATATCGTTGAAAATCAAATCGATAAACAAGATTTGAGAAAATTTTATCCTGGTATTTTGCTCAAGGTTGGAAGTTATTATGCCTCACCTGAATTAATAAAAAATAAAGTTCAGCTCAATAGAGAATACGGAATTAATGGAGAAGTTTTTTTCTTTTATGAAGGATTGAAAAAATATCCAGAGTTATTTAGAGAAATCTACAAAGAAAAAGTAAAGTTTCCTGATTTTGGTAATTAA
- a CDS encoding TonB-dependent receptor: MKSKFLLFVFLLIAINLQGQQKRQFGILEGKVIDETGQPLIGANIRIENTLIGAATNRKGMFRIIRVPVGFHKVRFSMVGYEQKIIDVEIKLNQTTFVEVQLQQVAIQTNEIFVTASKYEQKLSEIPISVSALSSQELSQRNIKRFDEALRFVSGINMTSDQISIRGSSGYTRGAGSRVLLLFDGIPLYTGDTGDIIWQLIPIQEIERVEVVKSAGSALYGSQAIGGVINVVSKDFSGTPVTYFKTLGGFYDKPYYKEWNWSPRTRYFNNLTLSHTRKIGDVGLTVSASRFEDDSYKMNAFTKRYSLFVKSKFNINPTNNISFLFHGTTYKSGSYLYWQDSRNALIPPAGQIGQWVKTLRYNVHLNYQNLYSANTLFNFRNSWFHNDWWDNTEANNSSKSEYIRSELSVNYFPNDIHKIVAGVEGSYSVVSSNIFSNPTAFGLALFGQDEFRLIQQLKMTTGLRIDYQNVENTLSELNFNPKIAFNYALQDNFYLRASAGRGYRAPTPSELFSTTNVSGIRVVPNPNLKSESSWSFEAGMNYTIEDLYKFDFALFDNELYNFIEPSIDPLTSFIQFKNVTRARILGYELNFASEFFNKSLSVNLGYTYLWARDLKNNIFLKYRPRHLLYVSSNYKYDFVQLGIDFRYWNRLETIDEDLINLGIVKDGDLRDKVFLTDLNLSFDLFHFKIPLRIYFTVNNLLNYNYIEMIGNLGPIRSFTISVEGIL; encoded by the coding sequence ATGAAATCAAAATTTTTACTTTTTGTTTTTCTTTTAATCGCAATAAATCTACAGGGGCAGCAAAAAAGACAATTTGGAATTCTGGAAGGAAAAGTAATTGATGAAACAGGTCAGCCATTAATTGGTGCAAATATAAGAATTGAGAATACACTAATTGGCGCCGCTACAAATCGCAAAGGAATGTTCAGGATAATCCGTGTGCCCGTTGGCTTTCACAAAGTTAGATTCTCAATGGTAGGTTATGAACAAAAAATTATTGATGTGGAAATTAAACTTAATCAAACAACTTTTGTTGAAGTTCAATTGCAGCAAGTCGCAATTCAAACAAATGAGATATTTGTAACAGCAAGTAAGTATGAACAGAAATTGTCCGAAATTCCAATAAGTGTTAGTGCTTTGAGTTCGCAAGAACTTTCTCAAAGAAATATTAAGAGATTTGATGAAGCTTTGAGATTTGTCTCAGGAATTAATATGACATCTGACCAGATTAGCATTCGAGGTTCGAGCGGTTATACTCGTGGTGCTGGCAGTCGAGTTCTTCTTTTATTCGATGGAATACCGCTATACACTGGTGATACAGGTGATATCATCTGGCAATTGATTCCAATTCAAGAAATTGAAAGAGTTGAAGTTGTAAAATCAGCAGGTTCGGCACTTTATGGTTCACAAGCAATTGGCGGAGTGATTAATGTTGTTTCAAAAGATTTTTCTGGTACTCCTGTAACTTATTTTAAAACATTAGGTGGATTTTATGATAAGCCTTATTATAAAGAATGGAATTGGTCACCACGAACGAGATACTTCAACAATTTAACACTTTCACATACGAGAAAAATTGGTGATGTAGGATTAACGGTTTCAGCTTCCCGGTTTGAAGATGATTCTTATAAAATGAATGCTTTCACAAAGAGATATTCTTTATTTGTTAAATCGAAGTTTAATATTAATCCAACCAATAATATTTCATTTTTATTTCACGGTACAACTTATAAAAGTGGAAGTTATCTTTACTGGCAAGATTCACGAAACGCATTAATTCCGCCTGCTGGACAAATTGGTCAATGGGTAAAAACTTTGAGATACAATGTTCATCTGAATTATCAAAATCTTTACTCAGCCAATACACTTTTCAATTTTCGTAATAGCTGGTTTCACAACGATTGGTGGGATAATACAGAAGCAAACAATAGTTCAAAAAGTGAATACATAAGGAGTGAGCTATCCGTAAATTATTTCCCGAATGATATACATAAAATTGTTGCTGGCGTCGAAGGGAGTTATTCCGTTGTAAGTTCAAATATATTTTCAAATCCAACAGCTTTTGGTTTAGCTTTATTTGGACAGGATGAGTTCAGATTAATTCAGCAGTTGAAAATGACTACAGGTCTTCGAATTGATTATCAGAATGTTGAAAATACATTGAGCGAATTAAACTTTAATCCAAAGATTGCATTTAATTATGCATTGCAAGATAATTTTTATTTAAGAGCATCTGCTGGTAGAGGTTATCGTGCGCCCACACCTTCTGAATTGTTCAGCACCACTAATGTAAGTGGAATTAGAGTTGTCCCTAATCCAAACTTAAAGTCAGAATCCAGTTGGTCATTTGAAGCAGGAATGAATTACACAATTGAAGATCTTTACAAGTTTGATTTTGCTCTTTTTGATAATGAACTTTACAATTTTATTGAACCATCGATTGATCCATTAACAAGTTTTATTCAATTTAAAAATGTAACTCGAGCAAGAATTCTAGGTTATGAACTTAATTTTGCATCAGAATTCTTTAATAAAAGTTTATCAGTAAATTTAGGTTACACTTACCTTTGGGCGCGTGATTTGAAAAACAATATCTTTTTGAAATACAGACCCCGGCATTTGCTTTATGTATCTTCAAATTACAAGTATGATTTCGTTCAGCTTGGAATTGATTTTCGTTATTGGAACAGGCTTGAAACTATTGATGAAGATTTAATTAATCTTGGAATTGTAAAAGACGGTGATTTGAGGGATAAAGTTTTTTTAACGGACTTAAATCTTTCTTTTGATTTATTCCATTTCAAAATTCCTTTAAGAATATATTTCACTGTTAATAACCTTTTAAATTATAATTACATTGAGATGATAGGAAATCTTGGACCAATCAGATCATTCACAATATCGGTTGAGGGAATTTTGTAA